The following proteins come from a genomic window of Terriglobales bacterium:
- a CDS encoding PilZ domain-containing protein: protein MPESKSKRTHERIPHLMPASVRWSNGGVHEEVWYSRDVSQNSVFLYTDVELKMGSTIEVAMPLPPEITGKDKQVVVRCKARIVRIQQREADKRVGIAAVYDDFEVVQNEPYAAAPPLE, encoded by the coding sequence ATGCCAGAGAGTAAGAGCAAGCGCACTCACGAACGCATTCCGCACCTGATGCCGGCCTCGGTCCGCTGGTCGAACGGCGGCGTCCACGAAGAGGTGTGGTACAGCCGCGACGTCAGCCAGAACAGCGTCTTCCTCTATACCGACGTCGAGCTCAAGATGGGCTCCACCATCGAAGTCGCCATGCCCCTGCCCCCGGAGATCACCGGCAAGGACAAACAGGTGGTGGTGCGCTGCAAGGCCCGCATCGTGCGCATCCAGCAGCGCGAGGCCGATAAGCGGGTGGGCATCGCCGCCGTCTATGACGATTTCGAGGTCGTCCAGAACGAGCCGTACGCCGCCGCGCCTCCGTTGGAGTAG